The Leclercia sp. S52 genome has a segment encoding these proteins:
- a CDS encoding glycosyltransferase family 4 protein: MKLAIVRQTYNPNGGAERFVSRALNVLAQDTALDVTLIARQWEDAAGWKTLTVNPAFRNRLDRESGFADAAAAQFAQFDIVQSHERIPGATIFRAGDGVHATWLAQYNRIQSPLARWAQSLSRYHRYILQAEVQMFTHPALRNVICNSKMVRDDIARRFGLPDDKLTVIYNGVDTAHFSPEVRALSQRDALGIPLAAPVLAYVGSGFSRKGVATALRAIVPHPEVWLLVAGRDKHARKFEKLAQTLGVASRVRFLGPVADVRQVYGTADALILPTLYDPFPNVCVEALACGLPLLTSPGCGAAEWIEEGVNGWVRDALDGAGYQQAIAEWLNGREQGVDYSAAARATAEPYTLERMAKELQALYRDLLR; encoded by the coding sequence ATGAAGCTCGCTATCGTCCGACAGACCTATAACCCCAACGGCGGCGCAGAGCGCTTTGTCTCTCGCGCGCTGAACGTGCTGGCGCAGGATACGGCCCTGGACGTGACGCTGATCGCCCGTCAGTGGGAGGACGCCGCCGGCTGGAAAACCCTGACGGTCAACCCGGCCTTCCGCAACCGTCTCGACCGCGAATCAGGTTTTGCCGACGCCGCGGCGGCGCAGTTTGCGCAGTTCGATATCGTGCAGAGCCATGAGCGTATTCCGGGGGCGACTATCTTTCGCGCCGGGGATGGCGTACATGCCACCTGGCTTGCGCAGTACAACCGCATCCAGTCGCCGCTGGCGCGCTGGGCGCAGTCCCTGAGCCGCTATCATCGCTATATTTTGCAGGCGGAAGTGCAGATGTTTACCCATCCTGCGCTGCGCAACGTGATCTGTAATTCGAAGATGGTGCGGGATGATATCGCCCGCCGTTTTGGCCTGCCGGATGATAAGCTGACGGTGATCTACAACGGTGTGGATACCGCCCACTTCAGCCCTGAGGTGCGCGCGCTCTCCCAACGTGACGCGCTGGGGATCCCCCTGGCAGCACCGGTGCTGGCCTATGTCGGCTCCGGGTTCAGCCGTAAAGGGGTGGCGACAGCGCTGCGCGCTATTGTTCCTCATCCGGAGGTCTGGCTGCTGGTCGCCGGGCGCGATAAGCATGCGCGCAAATTTGAAAAGCTGGCGCAGACCCTCGGCGTGGCGTCCCGGGTGCGTTTTCTGGGGCCGGTTGCCGATGTGCGTCAGGTGTACGGCACCGCCGACGCGCTGATCCTGCCGACGCTTTACGATCCCTTCCCGAACGTCTGCGTCGAAGCGCTGGCCTGCGGCCTGCCGCTGCTCACCAGCCCTGGCTGCGGTGCGGCGGAGTGGATTGAAGAGGGGGTTAACGGCTGGGTGCGCGATGCGCTCGACGGTGCTGGCTATCAGCAGGCGATCGCCGAATGGCTGAATGGCCGGGAACAGGGTGTGGATTATT